A window of Haloarcula sp. DT43 genomic DNA:
GTCCCGTCGACGCCGAGTTCGTTCGAGACGGCCTCGTCGAAGGCGGCGTCCGTCCGCACTGGGTCGTCGCGCTCGACGCCGAGGACGAACCACGACCCGGTGTTGAGGAACGCGGCGTCCTCGACGAGCGGGAGGCCGGCGACGGCCGCCGCCGTGTCGTGGCTGGCCGGCGTCACGATGTCCGGCGTCGAGGCCAGCCCCGGGACGACGGTCTCGTCGACAGCGCCGAGGGACTGGCCGGCCTCCGACAGCGGCGGGAGCACGTCAGTCGGCACCGATAGCTCGTCGAGCAGGTCGGTGGCCCACGTTCGGTCCTCGGGGTCGACCATCTGCGTGGTCGAGGCTATCGTCACCTCGCCGGCGGGCTGGCCCCCAATCTGTGCCGAGAGGAGCTGTGGCATCATCAACAGCCCGTCACTCGCTTCGAGGAGGTCGGGCTCGCGCTCGGCGAGGGTGTGCAGCTGCCACAGCGTGTTCGGCGTGTTCCAGTTCGTGATGCCGGTGGCGTCGAACAGCCGCCGCTTGCCGACCGCGTCGAACACCTGCTCGCGCGTGGCCGTCGACTCCGGGTCGCGGTACGAGACCGGGTCCCGGAGCAGTTCGCCGTCGGCCAGGAGCCCGAAGTCGAGCCCCCAGGTGTCGATACCGACCGTGTCGAGGCCGTCGGCGTGGTCGTCGGCCGCGCGGATGCCGTCCCCGATATTATCGACCAGCGCGTCCACGTCCCAGACGTAGCGGCCGTCGCGCTCGACGGGGCGGTTGTCGAAGCGGTGGACCTCCCGGACGGCGAACGACGACTCGCTCACCTCGCCGAGAAACACCGTCCCGCCGCTCGCGCCGATGTCGATAGCGACGTGGTTCATAAGACGGTCACTGCCCGTAGCTGTCGAGCTTGTCGGCCAGCCGGTCTATCTCCTCGTCGGGGAGGATTTCCGGCTCGCCGATGGCCCGGGCCTGGTGGTGGATGCGGGCGCAGTACTCGACCATCAGCGCGACCGTGTAGGCGTCGTCCAGCGTCTCGTCGGCGGTCAACACGCCGTGGTTGCGCAACAGCGTGGCGTTGAACGACTCGCCCAGCGCGTCGACGGCCGCTTCGCCGAGTTCCTCCGTCGCGTGTGTCCGGTACTCGGCGACGGGCACCTCCGTCCCGGTAAAGGAGAGGAGATAGTGCGAGGCCGGTATCGGCTCGCCCAGCGAGGCGAAGGTCGTCGCGTACGGCGAGTGGGTGTGGACGACGCCGCCGACCGCCGGTCGCTCGCGGTAGACGGCCAGATGCATCGGCAGTTCCGTCGACGGCTCGATGTCGCCCTCGACGACAGTCCCGTCGGTCCGTACGACCGGAACGTCCGCGGGTTCGATGTCCTCGTAGGGAACTCCAGACGGGCTGATGGCGATGTGGGTCTCGTCGAGCCGGGCGCTGAGGTTCCCCCCCGTGCCGGTCGTCAGGTCGTCGTCGAGCAGGCTTCGGCCGTACTCGCAGATAGCGTTACGCGTCTCGTAGTGTGGAATATCTTGGGCTGTCATGTGTCGTGTAGTGCAAACGGATGTGTGACGGCGGGTGGTCGTTACTCGGCGGGCTTCATCTGCTCTTCGAGTGCCATCTCGGCGTCGTCGCCGAGCTGGCGCTGGTGAATCGTCTCGCCGCTGGCGGCGTCGAACAGGTGGACGTCCTCGTCGGGAATCTCGACGTAGACGTGCTGGCCCTCGCTGATGGGGCGCTGGCCGTCCGTCTCGACGATGAACGTCTGTTCGTGGCTCTGTGCCCGCGCCTGGAGGTAGACGTAGGAGATGCTCCCCATCGGCTCGACGACGTCAACGACGGCCTCGAACTCGTGGCCCGAGTTCGCCCGGTCGTGCAGGGTCATGTCCTCGGGCCGGATGCCGAGGACGAGTTCGTTGCGGTTCCCGACCGCGGACTGCATCCCCTCGGTCAGGTCGAAGTCGAAGCCGTCCGCGCGGAGCGTGCCGCCCTCGACGGTCCCGTCGAAGAAGTTCATCGACGGCGACCCGAGGAAGCCGGCGACGAACTGGTTGGCCGGCCGGTAGAAACACTCCAGAGGCGTCCCGACCTGCTGGAGTTCGCCGTAGTTGAGCACGACCAGCCGGTCGCCCATGGTCATCGCCTCGGTCTGGTCGTGCGTGACGTACAGCGTCGTCACGTCCAGGTCGTTCTGGAGCCGGTTGATTTCGGTCCGCATCTCCGCCCGGAGCTTCGCGTCCAGGTTCGACAGCGGCTCGTCCATCAGGAAGACGTTCGGGTCTCGGACGATAGCCCGGCCCAGCGCCACGCGCTGTTGCTGGCCGCCGGAGAGTTCCCCCGGCTTGTCGTCGAGCAGCATGTCGATGTCCATCATCTCGGC
This region includes:
- a CDS encoding rhamnulokinase translates to MNHVAIDIGASGGTVFLGEVSESSFAVREVHRFDNRPVERDGRYVWDVDALVDNIGDGIRAADDHADGLDTVGIDTWGLDFGLLADGELLRDPVSYRDPESTATREQVFDAVGKRRLFDATGITNWNTPNTLWQLHTLAEREPDLLEASDGLLMMPQLLSAQIGGQPAGEVTIASTTQMVDPEDRTWATDLLDELSVPTDVLPPLSEAGQSLGAVDETVVPGLASTPDIVTPASHDTAAAVAGLPLVEDAAFLNTGSWFVLGVERDDPVRTDAAFDEAVSNELGVDGTVRLLKNINGFFMLEECREAWRETGQPVEYADLLSAAEQAPPRAALVDTDADAFGIDEPMPDQIRAYCRRTDQPVPTGQGGIVRCLLDSLAAKTALELDALAAVVEDPPSRIVLGGGGVRNELFCQLLADATDRPVSTGPVEATAVGNVLTQAVAAGTVPDIETGRRLVESAFEKTTYEPRAGDEWNRAKERLAALTDAPSSEA
- a CDS encoding class II aldolase/adducin family protein, whose translation is MTAQDIPHYETRNAICEYGRSLLDDDLTTGTGGNLSARLDETHIAISPSGVPYEDIEPADVPVVRTDGTVVEGDIEPSTELPMHLAVYRERPAVGGVVHTHSPYATTFASLGEPIPASHYLLSFTGTEVPVAEYRTHATEELGEAAVDALGESFNATLLRNHGVLTADETLDDAYTVALMVEYCARIHHQARAIGEPEILPDEEIDRLADKLDSYGQ
- a CDS encoding ABC transporter ATP-binding protein → MARITIDDVTKRFGDEEESIVAVDDVSLDIRDGEFIVFVGPSGSGKSTLMRIVAGLETQTEGDIHIGDELVNQLGPRARDIAMVFQNYALYPNMTVEENMSFGLKMSTDMSADEIEEAVTSAAEMMDIDMLLDDKPGELSGGQQQRVALGRAIVRDPNVFLMDEPLSNLDAKLRAEMRTEINRLQNDLDVTTLYVTHDQTEAMTMGDRLVVLNYGELQQVGTPLECFYRPANQFVAGFLGSPSMNFFDGTVEGGTLRADGFDFDLTEGMQSAVGNRNELVLGIRPEDMTLHDRANSGHEFEAVVDVVEPMGSISYVYLQARAQSHEQTFIVETDGQRPISEGQHVYVEIPDEDVHLFDAASGETIHQRQLGDDAEMALEEQMKPAE